A single region of the Changchengzhania lutea genome encodes:
- a CDS encoding bifunctional alpha/beta hydrolase/OsmC family protein, producing MNIQKVTFKNNNNEQLMGRLELPVNQLPHNFVIFAHCFTCNKNLSAVKNIGRALTSEGFGVLRFDFTGLGESDGDFADTNFSGNVEDLISASDYLTKNYESPTLIIGHSLGGAAALFAAAQLVSVKAVATIGSPSNPKHVQHLLKSSVDDIIANGKAIVNLSGRDFTIKKQFLDDIESKSLPDTVKKLDKALLVMHSPQDTIVSIINAEEIYKAAKHPKSFVSLDGADHLLMNKNDSTFAGRIISSWAKRYVNIPETDTLKTAHQVIASLDQSDGFTTQMKVGNHYMTADEPIAFGGNDFGPTPYDLISAGLSACTVMTIQMYSKRKKWDVQNVEVHISYGKDHATDCEECETETSKIDTFTREIKLTGDLDDSQRKKLLLIADKCPVHKTLHSKTQIITKLVE from the coding sequence ATGAATATTCAAAAAGTCACTTTTAAAAATAATAACAATGAACAATTAATGGGCAGACTGGAACTCCCCGTAAATCAATTGCCACACAACTTCGTCATATTCGCACATTGCTTTACCTGCAATAAAAATTTATCTGCTGTCAAAAACATTGGTCGGGCATTGACATCAGAAGGTTTTGGAGTATTGCGTTTTGATTTTACAGGACTGGGTGAAAGCGATGGCGATTTTGCAGATACCAACTTTTCTGGAAATGTTGAAGATTTAATTAGTGCCTCAGATTATCTAACCAAAAATTACGAATCGCCAACATTAATAATCGGCCACTCTTTAGGAGGTGCTGCCGCCCTATTTGCTGCAGCGCAATTAGTTTCTGTTAAAGCTGTCGCAACGATTGGATCGCCTTCTAATCCTAAACATGTGCAACATTTACTAAAGAGCAGCGTCGATGATATTATAGCAAACGGTAAAGCGATTGTAAATTTAAGTGGTAGGGATTTCACCATTAAAAAACAATTTTTAGATGATATCGAATCCAAATCACTGCCTGATACTGTAAAGAAGCTCGATAAAGCACTGCTAGTCATGCATTCGCCGCAGGATACAATAGTAAGCATCATTAATGCCGAAGAAATATATAAGGCTGCCAAACACCCTAAAAGTTTTGTATCGCTAGATGGTGCTGACCATTTACTTATGAATAAGAATGATTCAACATTTGCGGGACGAATCATCTCAAGTTGGGCAAAACGCTATGTAAATATTCCCGAAACAGATACTTTGAAAACCGCGCACCAAGTGATTGCAAGTTTAGATCAGAGTGACGGATTTACAACACAAATGAAAGTGGGCAATCATTATATGACAGCCGATGAACCCATAGCTTTTGGGGGTAATGATTTTGGGCCTACCCCTTACGACTTAATTTCAGCTGGATTATCGGCATGCACAGTAATGACTATACAAATGTATTCAAAACGCAAAAAATGGGATGTCCAAAATGTGGAAGTCCATATCAGTTATGGTAAAGACCATGCTACCGATTGTGAGGAATGCGAAACCGAAACTTCAAAAATTGACACCTTTACCCGTGAAATCAAATTAACAGGGGATTTGGATGATTCTCAAAGAAAAAAATTATTGCTCATCGCCGATAAATGTCCAGTTCATAAAACCTTGCATAGCAAAACTCAAATTATTACAAAACTAGTGGAATGA
- a CDS encoding MoxR family ATPase: MKNIDTLGELKQAGYTSKSIKDELRDNLIEKIKNKETTFEGVHGYQTTVIPELERAILSRHNINLLGLRGQAKTRLARLMLNLLDEYIPVVEGSEINDDPLKPISRYAIELIKEQGDETAITWLHRSERFAEKLATPDVTVADIIGDVDPIKAANLKLSYADDRVIHYGMIPRANRCIFVINELPDLQARIQVALFNILQEGDIQIRGFKLRLPLDIQFLFTANPEDYTNRGSIVTPLKDRIGSQILTHYPEDIETARLITEQEARLLESQKQIVVVPDLAKDLLEQIVFEARESEFIDAKSGVSARLSITAYENLLSTAERRALISGDETTILRLSDFVGIIPSITGKVELVYEGEQEGAAVVAYNLIGEAVKSLFPEFFPKIGKLQKQDEESPYDNIVSWFFNQKDGFELLEDLRDKEYKSLLDAISPLDDLLGEYQPNLTKADSCFVKEFVLWALVEYKLLSKHRFTEGIQFKDPYGSFISGI, translated from the coding sequence GTAATCCCAGAACTGGAGCGCGCGATTTTATCAAGACATAATATCAATTTATTAGGATTACGTGGGCAAGCAAAAACACGACTGGCCCGCTTAATGTTAAATTTATTGGACGAATATATTCCTGTTGTTGAAGGTTCCGAAATCAATGATGATCCTTTAAAACCCATTTCCAGATATGCCATTGAGCTGATTAAAGAGCAAGGCGATGAAACAGCTATAACATGGCTACACCGAAGTGAGCGTTTTGCTGAAAAATTGGCCACACCAGATGTGACCGTGGCTGATATTATTGGTGATGTAGATCCCATAAAAGCAGCCAATTTAAAACTAAGCTATGCGGACGATCGCGTCATTCATTACGGCATGATCCCAAGAGCGAACCGGTGTATCTTTGTTATTAATGAGTTACCGGACTTACAGGCAAGAATCCAGGTGGCCCTTTTTAATATTTTACAAGAAGGTGATATTCAAATTAGAGGCTTTAAGTTGAGGTTGCCTCTGGATATCCAGTTTTTATTCACTGCCAACCCTGAAGATTATACAAACAGAGGCAGTATCGTTACGCCATTAAAAGATAGAATTGGGTCACAAATCTTAACCCATTATCCTGAGGATATTGAAACAGCACGTTTAATTACCGAACAAGAGGCAAGGCTACTGGAAAGTCAGAAGCAAATAGTTGTGGTTCCAGATTTAGCTAAAGATTTATTAGAGCAAATTGTTTTTGAAGCACGTGAAAGCGAGTTTATTGATGCAAAAAGTGGTGTGAGTGCTAGATTAAGTATTACGGCATATGAAAATTTACTAAGTACCGCAGAACGACGTGCTTTAATTTCTGGTGATGAAACAACCATACTTCGCTTATCAGATTTTGTAGGTATTATCCCGTCGATTACGGGAAAGGTGGAGTTGGTTTACGAAGGCGAGCAGGAGGGTGCTGCTGTTGTGGCCTACAATCTAATAGGTGAGGCTGTTAAATCCTTATTTCCGGAGTTTTTCCCAAAGATTGGAAAATTACAAAAGCAAGATGAAGAAAGTCCGTACGACAATATTGTCTCGTGGTTTTTTAACCAAAAAGATGGTTTTGAATTGTTGGAAGACTTACGTGATAAAGAATATAAAAGTTTACTTGATGCCATTTCACCATTAGATGATTTGTTGGGAGAATATCAACCAAATCTCACCAAAGCAGATAGTTGTTTTGTTAAGGAATTCGTGTTGTGGGCCTTGGTGGAATATAAACTGCTAAGCAAGCACCGGTTTACCGAGGGTATTCAGTTTAAAGACCCTTATGGCAGTTTTATAAGTGGTATTTAA